Genomic window (Dyadobacter fanqingshengii):
CCGGGTGCCGCATTATGACAACGGTTTCCTGTTGCTTACGGAAAGCAAAGCATTGGTTTCGGCGATTAGTGTGCTGCACTACGAAACATATGAATCGATTTCGGACATTGAAGCACCATTAAAAGAACAGGCTGAAAAAATCCAGTGCGTGGTCACCAATGCAGACATTGACCTTCCGGGATTGATTCCCTTTGGCAAAACGCAGGAGCCGGGATTGACTGATTATGCCGATGCTGTCGATACCATGGCATTTTTAGCAGAATTCTAATTTCTTATTTTTCAGAAAAAGCCCATTTAATAAAACCCGGAAGGGCCTCTGACCAAGTGTTCAGATTGTGTTCGCCTAAGGCGATCTCTTTATAAAACACTTCGCGGTTCCAGGCATAACCCTTCTTTTCCAGGATCGCAATGCATTCCAGCGTGTCCTGGATCGAATCAATCACGCCGTCCCCATCGCGGTCATCGTATTCATCCAGCGAACCGCATTGGAACCAGAATTTGAGATTCTGTTTTACCTCCCCATGGCGCAGCTGCGTGTGCATAATGCGATCAGAATCGTCGTAACCATCGTGCAGCGCACGTTTTCTCCACCATAACGCACCCGAAAAAACGCCTGTTTTTGAGAAAATACCAGGATTATTCCAGACAATATCCAAAGCCATTAACCCACCCAGCGAAAAACCCGCATAAACAATGTGCTCCTGCGAAACATGGTATTCATCATTTATAAACGGCAGCAATTCCTTGGTTACAAAATCGGAGGTGGCCCCTGCCCTATTTCCCCGGCCCGCATAATCTGCCTCAGCAGCCACACCATATTCATAGATACGATCATAATTGGCATGAATGCCTACAACCAGCACAGGATCAATTTCGCCATCGGATTGTAGCTGCGAAATAATTTGTGACATCCCTAAACCCTCAAAATCCTGGCCATCATTAAACAAAACCAACGGATAGGCACGTGCAGGATCGAAGTTAATTGGCTGTATAACAGATAATGTAACCTCCCTTTCGAGGAAGACGGAAAACACCTTGCGGGCGATTGGAAAAACGGGTTTGTCGGAGAAACTCAAATTTACTTCTGCGTTGAAATGAATGCGATAAAGGCCTGCAAGTTAATAAATGCCTATAATTTGCTTCCTTTAATTTGTTTTGTATATTTCAATATCAATGGTATTAAATTAAAAAGCTTCGTTTGGAAGAGAAGCATATCAAATATTACTCGCATCATCTGGAAAGAGATGTGGACATACTGGTTTACGGTAACTGGGGCTATCCACTGCTGCTTTTCCCCACGACTTTGGGAAAATATTATCAGGCAAAAGACATGGGCCTGATAGAATCTGTGCGCGGACTCGTGGAATCCGGAAAATACAAGATCTATTGCGTTGATTCCATCGACGCGGATTCCTGGTATGCCAAGCATTTGAACCCGCAGTACAGGGTGCTGAACCACATTCAGTATGACAAATTTCTGAACAACGAACTGGCGCCCTACATCAGGCATGAATGTAATGTGGATAGAATTGGCGTAGCGGGATGCAGCTTTGGCGGTTTCCATGCTGCAAATTTCGCATTCAAACATCCGGAGCAGGTTGCCTACATGATCAGCATGAGCGGCGCGTTTGATATCCGCAGCTTTACTGACGGCTTTTACGACGATACGGTTTATTTTAACAATCCAATTGATTTCATGCCCAACGAGCAAGGCTGGCGCTACGGCCATATAAAGATCGTTTTGGGAACCTCCGATTGGGATATTTGTCTGGATAGCAATTTAAAGATGTCCAAAATCCTGAATGATCAGGGAATTGAACACTGGCTCGATATTAGAGGCTGGGAAAAACACGATTGGCCGTTGTGGAACAGAATGTTCCCCGATTACCTGTCGCGAATTATGTAAATACAAAACAAAAAACCGGATATGAAAAAAATTGGAATCTTGTTTGGAATGGAAAACACTTTTCCAAACGCATTTATTGAAAGAGTAAATAGCAAAGACAGCGGTTTCATCGCAGAAGCCGTAACGATTGATAAAGTAGTGCAGGCCGATCCAACCGAGTATGCGGTGATCATTGATCGTATTTCCCAGGATGTGCCTTTTTATCGTGCATATTTGAAAAACGCCGCGTTATCTGGCACGGCGGTCATTAATAACCCTTTTTGGTGGAGTGCCGATGAGAAATTCTTTAATAATGCATTGGCTGAAAAAATAGGCGTTCCTGTGCCGAAAACGGTGCTGCTCCCTTCGAAAGAGCGTCCTGAAAATACTTCCGAGACTTCATTCCGTAACCTGGCATTCCCGATGGCGTGGGAAGAAATATTCCAATACATTGGTTTCCCGGCTTACATGAAACCGCACGATGGCGGCGGCTGGAAAAGCGTTTACAAGGTGGTGAACCCGCATGATATGTGGCATAAGCACGAGGAAACGGGCCAATTGGTGATGATGCTGCAAGAAGAAATTGAGTTTACAGATTATTTCCGTTGTTACTGCATTGGCCAGAAGGAAGTGCTGATTATGCCTTACGAGCCGAGAAATCCACACCATTTGCGGTATGCGGCAGAGATGAAGGCAACAGGCGAAGAAGGCGAAAAGCTTTTGGAAACAATAAAAGATTATACGCTGAAACTGAACATTGCATTAGGGTATGATTTCAACACCGTAGAATTTGCAGTGAGGGACGGCATTCCTATCGCCATTGACTTTTGCAATCCGGCACCGGACGCGGACATTTATTCCGTTGGTCGCGACAATTTTGAATGGGTTGTGGAAGCAGCGGCTAATATGGCCATCGAAAGGGCAAAAACCCAAGTTCCCGGACAGACAAACCTGACATGGGGAACATTTGTGAAAGATTCACTTGGAATGTCTGCGCCAACAGCGCCAGCGCCGGTTTCTGCTCCTGCTGAAGTGGAATCTGCAAAAGCACCAGAACCTGTCGCTGCAACCGCGCCGGAAAAAGCTCCGGCCTCAGCAAAAGAAGTTAAAGTAAAAACCGTTGCGCCGAAAAAAGCGCCGAAACTGGTTGAGGATAAGGGCATATTACCGGTTCCCAGCGAACCAGCACCAAAAATTCCAACTAAAAAAGCGGCGGCGACAAAAGCGCCCGCAGCAAATTCCAAATTGAAAAAATCTTAATCCAACTCCATACGCACGCTTTATGGCCTCTTTCACTCTGGGAATTGAAGAAGAATTTCAGACCATTGATCCTGTAACGAGGAATCTAAGGTCACATATGTCGAAGCTTGTAGAGGATGGGAAAATAACGCTCAAAGAGCGTGTAAAGGCCGAAATGCACCAGGCTGTTGTGGAAGTGGGAACCAACATTTGTCACAACATTCAGGAAGCGCGCGAGGAAGTTACTTATCTGCGCAAAATGATCCTGGATCTGGCCGAGAAGCAAAATTTGCAGGTCGCAGCAGCCGGAACGCATCCCTTTTCCGATTGGGTTGAACAGCTGATCACGCCTGATCCGCGCTATGACGAGATTATCGACGAAATGCGAGACGTGGCACGCGGCAACCTGATTTTTGGGCTGCACGTGCACGTAGGCATTGAAAACCGCGATGAAGCCATTCAGATTATGAATGCAGTTCGTTATTTTTTGCCGCACATTTATGCATTGTCGACCAATTCGCCTTTCTGGTGCGGCCGCAATACGGGTTTCAAATCCTACCGGTCAAAGGTTTTTGATAAATTCCCGAGAACAGGCATTCCGGATTCTTTTTCGAGCGCGGCGGAATATGACGAATATGTCAATCTCCTGATCAAGACGAAATGCATCGATAATGCCAAGAAAATCTGGTGGGACATCCGGGTTCATCCTTTTTTTGACACCATCGAATTTCGCATGTGTGATGTGCCTATGCGCACGGATGAGACGATTTGTCTGGCCGCCATTATGCAGGCGCTGGTCGCCAAAATTCATAAGTTGCACCGCATGAACCTGACATTCA
Coding sequences:
- a CDS encoding alpha/beta hydrolase: MSFSDKPVFPIARKVFSVFLEREVTLSVIQPINFDPARAYPLVLFNDGQDFEGLGMSQIISQLQSDGEIDPVLVVGIHANYDRIYEYGVAAEADYAGRGNRAGATSDFVTKELLPFINDEYHVSQEHIVYAGFSLGGLMALDIVWNNPGIFSKTGVFSGALWWRKRALHDGYDDSDRIMHTQLRHGEVKQNLKFWFQCGSLDEYDDRDGDGVIDSIQDTLECIAILEKKGYAWNREVFYKEIALGEHNLNTWSEALPGFIKWAFSEK
- a CDS encoding esterase family protein, which encodes MEEKHIKYYSHHLERDVDILVYGNWGYPLLLFPTTLGKYYQAKDMGLIESVRGLVESGKYKIYCVDSIDADSWYAKHLNPQYRVLNHIQYDKFLNNELAPYIRHECNVDRIGVAGCSFGGFHAANFAFKHPEQVAYMISMSGAFDIRSFTDGFYDDTVYFNNPIDFMPNEQGWRYGHIKIVLGTSDWDICLDSNLKMSKILNDQGIEHWLDIRGWEKHDWPLWNRMFPDYLSRIM
- a CDS encoding glutathione synthase, translated to MKKIGILFGMENTFPNAFIERVNSKDSGFIAEAVTIDKVVQADPTEYAVIIDRISQDVPFYRAYLKNAALSGTAVINNPFWWSADEKFFNNALAEKIGVPVPKTVLLPSKERPENTSETSFRNLAFPMAWEEIFQYIGFPAYMKPHDGGGWKSVYKVVNPHDMWHKHEETGQLVMMLQEEIEFTDYFRCYCIGQKEVLIMPYEPRNPHHLRYAAEMKATGEEGEKLLETIKDYTLKLNIALGYDFNTVEFAVRDGIPIAIDFCNPAPDADIYSVGRDNFEWVVEAAANMAIERAKTQVPGQTNLTWGTFVKDSLGMSAPTAPAPVSAPAEVESAKAPEPVAATAPEKAPASAKEVKVKTVAPKKAPKLVEDKGILPVPSEPAPKIPTKKAAATKAPAANSKLKKS
- a CDS encoding carboxylate-amine ligase, which translates into the protein MASFTLGIEEEFQTIDPVTRNLRSHMSKLVEDGKITLKERVKAEMHQAVVEVGTNICHNIQEAREEVTYLRKMILDLAEKQNLQVAAAGTHPFSDWVEQLITPDPRYDEIIDEMRDVARGNLIFGLHVHVGIENRDEAIQIMNAVRYFLPHIYALSTNSPFWCGRNTGFKSYRSKVFDKFPRTGIPDSFSSAAEYDEYVNLLIKTKCIDNAKKIWWDIRVHPFFDTIEFRMCDVPMRTDETICLAAIMQALVAKIHKLHRMNLTFRPYHRMLINENKWRAARYGIHGKLIDFGKQEEVEYKHLVGELLEFIEDVIDELGSRTEIDYIHQIMAMGTGADRQLAVFEQTGSMNAVVDYIVSETKIGLV